The Candidatus Hydrogenedens sp. genome includes the window TACAGCCCCTCTTTTGCCTACAGATGAAACACCCGAACAAAGAGAAGCACGATTACAATGGTGGCGAGAAGCACGATTTGGTATGTTTATCCATTGGGGTCCTGCCAGTGTAAATGGGACAGAAATCAGTTGGTCACGCATAGGGCATCCTCATGACATCCCCGGTATGGAAACCGTTCCACCTGAAATATACGATAATCTCTACAAAAAATTTAATCCAACGCAATTCAACGCCGATGAATGGATGCAATTGGCTAAAGATGCAGGTATGAAATATGTCGTATTTATCACCAAACATCACGATGGCTTTTCCATGTGGCACACAAAATTACGACCTGACTACTCCATAGCAGCAACTCCCTTCCATCGCGATATTTGTAAAGAGATAGCAGATGCTGCACATAAATATGGATTAAAATTAGGCTGGTATTATTCCACACGCGACTGGACACATCCCGATTACTTAGTTGGAGATAACAAGAAATATGATGAATTTTATCGCGGCCAAATTCAAGAACTGATAACAAACTATGGTCGAGTGGATATATTATGGTTTGACCATACCGCAGGTAATTGGGGTGATTATGATTTCAAAAGTCTCTTTGATATGCTTTATCGGCTTCAACCGGGAATTATTGTCAATAATCGAGCAGCCCGATTTATCCGCAAACCAGAGGATAAACCTACTCCTGAAATTGAGGCACTTACTCGAGGTGATTTTGATACCCCTGAACAAGAGATTGGCAAATATCAAAAGGACCGTCCCTGGGAATCATGTATCACCCTAACCGAATGTTCAAATGGTGGAGGTTGGTCATATAGACCTGATTGCCGAACGCGTTCTGCAAAAGAGTGTATTCAAATACTTGTGAACTGTGTTTGTGGTGATGGGAACTTGTTATTGAATGTAGGACC containing:
- a CDS encoding alpha-L-fucosidase, with the translated sequence MTRNMIFTILLLCIQIISYADTAPLLPTDETPEQREARLQWWREARFGMFIHWGPASVNGTEISWSRIGHPHDIPGMETVPPEIYDNLYKKFNPTQFNADEWMQLAKDAGMKYVVFITKHHDGFSMWHTKLRPDYSIAATPFHRDICKEIADAAHKYGLKLGWYYSTRDWTHPDYLVGDNKKYDEFYRGQIQELITNYGRVDILWFDHTAGNWGDYDFKSLFDMLYRLQPGIIVNNRAARFIRKPEDKPTPEIEALTRGDFDTPEQEIGKYQKDRPWESCITLTECSNGGGWSYRPDCRTRSAKECIQILVNCVCGDGNLLLNVGPMPTGEIAPEQVAVLKEIGAWLEKYGESIYGTRGGPFINGKWGGSTYKENYVYLHILEHKNNSLTLPSPKSNIVNVTSLTGEPVQVQQTQQNLQIDFKLSPNNPIDIIIKLQLDKPAQEE